Proteins from a genomic interval of Acomys russatus chromosome 19, mAcoRus1.1, whole genome shotgun sequence:
- the Pgam5 gene encoding serine/threonine-protein phosphatase PGAM5, mitochondrial isoform X1 produces MAFRQALQLAACGLAGGSAAVLFSAVAVGKPRGGGDADTRAAEPPAWTAARPGPGVWDSNWDRREPLSLINLKKRNVESGEEELASRLDHYKAKATRHIFLIRHSQYNVDGSLEKDRTLTPLGREQAELTGLRLASLGLKFNKIVHSSMTRAVETTDIISKHLPGVSRVSTDLLREGAPIEPDPPVSHWKPEAVQYYEDGARIEAAFRNYIHRADAKQEEDSYEIFICHANVIRYIVCRALQFPPEGWLRLSLNNGSITHLVIRPNGRVALRTLGDTGFMPPDKITRS; encoded by the exons ATGGCTTTCCGGCAGGCGCTTCAGCTGGCGGCTTGCGGTCTGGCCGGTGGCTCGGCCGCTGTTCTCTTCTCGGCGGTAGCGGTGGGGAAGCCGCGAGGCGGTGGGGATGCCGACACGCGCGCCGCCGAGCCGCCGGCCTGGACAGCCGCGCGTCCGGGTCCCGGCGTCTGGGACTCCAACTGGGACAG GCGAGAGCCACTGTCCCTCATTAACCTGAAGAAAAGGAACGTGGAATCGGGAGAAGAAGAACTGGCATCCAGGCTGGACCACTACAAGGCAAAAGCTACAAGGCACATATTCCTCATCCGGCATTCCCAGTACAATGTGGATGGCTCCCTGGAAAAGGACCGCACTCTGACCCCGTTAG GTCGGGAACAGGCTGAACTCACGGGGCTCCGACTTGCAAGCCTGGGATTAAAGTTTAATAAAATTGTCCATTCCTCCATGACCCGTGCAGTAGAGACCACAGACATCATTAGTAAGCACTTGCCAG GAGTCTCCAGAGTCAGCACAGACCTGCTGCGGGAAGGTGCCCCTATTGAACCGGACCCACCTGTCTCTcactggaagccagaggctgtg CAGTATTATGAAGACGGAGCTCGGATTGAGGCTGCCTTCAGGAATTACATCCACCGAGCTGATGCCAAGCAGGAGGAGGACAGCTATGAGATCTTCATATGCCACGCCAATGTCATCCGCTATATCGTTTGCAG AGCACTGCAGTTTCCCCCGGAAGGTTGGCTCCGCCTGTCCCTCAACAATGGCAGTATCACTCACTTGGTGATCCGACCCAATGGCCGTGTCGCACTCAGGACCCTTGGGGACACAGGGTTCATGCCCCCAGACAAGATTACCCGTTCCTGA
- the Pgam5 gene encoding serine/threonine-protein phosphatase PGAM5, mitochondrial isoform X2, translating to MAFRQALQLAACGLAGGSAAVLFSAVAVGKPRGGGDADTRAAEPPAWTAARPGPGVWDSNWDRREPLSLINLKKRNVESGEEELASRLDHYKAKATRHIFLIRHSQYNVDGSLEKDRTLTPLGREQAELTGLRLASLGLKFNKIVHSSMTRAVETTDIISKHLPGVSRVSTDLLREGAPIEPDPPVSHWKPEAVYYEDGARIEAAFRNYIHRADAKQEEDSYEIFICHANVIRYIVCRALQFPPEGWLRLSLNNGSITHLVIRPNGRVALRTLGDTGFMPPDKITRS from the exons ATGGCTTTCCGGCAGGCGCTTCAGCTGGCGGCTTGCGGTCTGGCCGGTGGCTCGGCCGCTGTTCTCTTCTCGGCGGTAGCGGTGGGGAAGCCGCGAGGCGGTGGGGATGCCGACACGCGCGCCGCCGAGCCGCCGGCCTGGACAGCCGCGCGTCCGGGTCCCGGCGTCTGGGACTCCAACTGGGACAG GCGAGAGCCACTGTCCCTCATTAACCTGAAGAAAAGGAACGTGGAATCGGGAGAAGAAGAACTGGCATCCAGGCTGGACCACTACAAGGCAAAAGCTACAAGGCACATATTCCTCATCCGGCATTCCCAGTACAATGTGGATGGCTCCCTGGAAAAGGACCGCACTCTGACCCCGTTAG GTCGGGAACAGGCTGAACTCACGGGGCTCCGACTTGCAAGCCTGGGATTAAAGTTTAATAAAATTGTCCATTCCTCCATGACCCGTGCAGTAGAGACCACAGACATCATTAGTAAGCACTTGCCAG GAGTCTCCAGAGTCAGCACAGACCTGCTGCGGGAAGGTGCCCCTATTGAACCGGACCCACCTGTCTCTcactggaagccagaggctgtg TATTATGAAGACGGAGCTCGGATTGAGGCTGCCTTCAGGAATTACATCCACCGAGCTGATGCCAAGCAGGAGGAGGACAGCTATGAGATCTTCATATGCCACGCCAATGTCATCCGCTATATCGTTTGCAG AGCACTGCAGTTTCCCCCGGAAGGTTGGCTCCGCCTGTCCCTCAACAATGGCAGTATCACTCACTTGGTGATCCGACCCAATGGCCGTGTCGCACTCAGGACCCTTGGGGACACAGGGTTCATGCCCCCAGACAAGATTACCCGTTCCTGA